Proteins from a single region of Rhipicephalus sanguineus isolate Rsan-2018 chromosome 5, BIME_Rsan_1.4, whole genome shotgun sequence:
- the LOC119393673 gene encoding beta-mannosidase isoform X2, translating into MIPHKLAFGVSLLLSCCCAAKAVVTFSLEGQWTAVNTNKSIKISATVPGGIYTDLKRSGVIGEPYYGFNDVRYGWVGYENWTFSKRFDVPDALLKQERLSLVAHGIDTVCRVKLNGVVLFDADNMYVRYIADVIDVLHRKSNIITVSCESPVLYALRKHEQQVRSSYPVYPLCPPAVQNGQCHVNYIRKMPCSFSWDWGPSFPSTGIWKPIEIQGYNGVIIRDVLVAPILIDRYSKSPKWSLNVSVFYDSSMSETNNGTAWIGLDGGTLLNEPVTLKPRTARDARLDFSIVIPDQMKIEQWWPSGYGDQKLYNLNVTISVDGQATIKTARFGFRTVEINQEYTGTVIDGTEFYFEINGVPIYAKGSNWIPADIFPERATDEYVRDLLLSTKEANMNMLRVWGGGVYETDYFYDLADELGILIWQDMMFAVSLYPVGADFLQNVANEVQQQVRRLHRHPSIVVWAANNENEQAIASAWWPQMFLRMFQYRKDYRTLYIGTMMPVIQKEDKSRPFLSSSPSNGIITSNKTWISSNPNSLYNGDMHYYSYLSNAWEPSTFPISRFVSEHGLQSYPSRDTLLPVMPSSMIKYPFPILMRHRQHQRLGDIYVKHGISDHFKVNGLIMTSWIKNTSKAYDMISYLSQINQAMGMRNAAETLRRWRSFIGPQGQGHNMGFLYWQLNDIWQAPSWASIEYGGRWKMVHYFAKKFFSPIIVVPYIFHSNGNLRVFVVNDNLEPVNGAVLSITQYMWTSFTPVATTTINVTLAAAASTDVYSHKMQYEWKQDVCDPATCFLWFTLSDPHSRSALAPDNFLLLREPKNLALPHASIYVTKVSGPTSSASMPGFKVFDVELQADNIALFVWLNAHNVSGHFSDNGFLQKDPKTTVQFYTRQNATAAELEEALTVNSLKDYSSF; encoded by the exons TGCCCGATGCGTTGCTCAAACAAGAACGCTTGTCCCTCGTGGCTCACGGCATCGACACTGTGTGCAGGGTCAAGCTGAACGGCGTCGTCTTGTTCGACGCCGACAACATGTACGTTCGGTACATAGCCGACGTGATCGATGTTCTTCAC CGTAAAAGCAACATCATCACGGTCAGCTGCGAGTCCCCAGTGCTGTACGCCCTACGCAAGCACGAGCAGCAGGTGCGCTCCTCCTACCCGGTGTACCCGCTGTGTCCACCGGCGGTGCAGAACGGCCAGTGCCACGTCAACTACATCCGCAAGATGCCGTGCTCCTTCAGCTGGGACTGGGGACCTTCTTTTCCCTCCACCGGAATCTG gaagccGATTGAAATTCAAGGATATAATGGCGTAATAATCAGGGACGTATTAGTAGCGCCCATCCTTATAG ATCGTTACAGCAAATCACCGAAATGGAGCCTAAACGTGAGCGTATTTTATGATTCGTCCATGAGCGAGACAAATAATGGCACTGCCTGGATCGGCCTCGACGGAGGTACCCTTTTAAATGAGCCAGTGACGCTGAAGCCACGTACTGCACGAGATGCGAGGCTGGACTTTTCCATTGTGATACCTGAC caAATGAAAATTGAACAATGGTGGCCATCTGGCTACGGTGACCAGAAATTGTATAACCTAAATGTGACCATCTCCGTCGACGGGCAAGCGACAATAAAGACCGCGAGGTTTGGCTTTCGAACTGTAGAGATAAACCAAGAATATACGG GTACTGTGATCGACGGAACAGAATTTTACTTTGAGATCAACGGAGTCCCAATATATGCTAAGGGCAGCAACTGGATACCTGCGGACATATTTCCCGAAAGAGCAACAGACGAATACGTCCGTGACTTACTTCTTTCCACAAAG gagGCGAACATGAATATGCTTCGCGTGTGGGGCGGcggcgtgtacgagacggactACTTTTATGACCTGGCCGACGAGCTGGGAATTCTCATCTGGCAAGACATGATGTTTGCCGTCAGCCTCTACCCTGTGGGCGCAGACTTTCTCCAGAACGTCGCGAATGAAGTACAGCAGCAG GTACGGCGTCTGCACCGACACCCATCGATCGTCGTCTGGGCGGCCAATAACGAAAATGAGCAGGCTATTGCTTCTGCGTGGTG GCCTCAGATGTTCCTGAGAATGTTCCAGTATCGAAAAGATTATCGGACGCTCTACATCGGCACAATGATGCCCGTCATTCAGAAGGAAGATAAGTCGCGCCCTTTCCTCTCGTCCAGCCCAAGCAACGGGATAATTACGTCGAATAAGACCTGGATATCATCCAACCCAAACAGCTTGTATAACGGCGACA TGCATTACTACAGTTACCTGTCCAATGCGTGGGAGCCGTCGACATTTCCGATCTCAAGATTCGTGTCCGAGCACGGGCTGCAGTCGTACCCGTCGAGAGACACCTTGCTGCCAGTCATGCCGAGCTCCATGATCAAGTACCCGTTCCCCATCCTCATGCGCCACAGGCAGCACCAGCGCTTAG GAGACATATACGTGAAGCACGGAATTTCGGATCACTTTAAGGTGAATGGTCTCATTATGACCAGCTGGATCAAAAACACAAGCAAGGCTTACGACATGATCTCGTATTTGAGCCAG ATCAACCAAGCGATGGGCATGCGGAACGCCGCCGAGACGCTGCGACGCTGGAGAAGTTTCATAGGTCCGCAGGGTCAAGGCCACAACATGGGATTCCTGTACTGGCAACTGAACGACATATGGCAGGCGCCGTCGTGGGCTTCCATAG AATATGGTGGCCGGTGGAAGATGGTGCACTATTTCGCGAAGAAGTTCTTCAGTCCCATTATAGTGGTTCCCTACATTTTCCACTCGAACGGTAACCTGAGGGTTTTCGTCGTCAATGACAACCTGGAACCCGTGAACGGGGCAGTGCTCTCAATTACGCAGTACATGTGGACCTCGTTCACGCCGGTCGCTACAACTACCATTAATGTTACGCTG GCCGCAGCCGCGTCGACGGACGTGTACTCGCACAAGATGCAATACGAGTGGAAGCAAGATGTCTGTGACCCCGCCACCTGTTTCCTTTGGTTCACGCTCTCCGATCCTCACAGCCGATCTGCGCTGGCACCCGACAATTTCCTACTTCTGAGAGAGCCCAAAAACCTTGCACTGCCGCATGCTTCGATATAC GTGACGAAGGTGAGCGGGCCTACGTCATCAGCCTCGATGCCAGGCTTCAAGGTCTTCGACGTTGAACTTCAGGCGGAcaacatcgccttgtttgtgtgGCTAAACGCTCACAACGTTAGCGGCCACTTCTCCGACAATGGATTCCTACAGAAGGACCCGAAGACTACGGTGCAATTTTACACCCGCCAGAACGCGACCGCAGCCGAGCTCGAAGAAGCTCTTACGGTCAACTCGCTCAAGGACTATTCGAGCTTCTAA